The Triticum aestivum cultivar Chinese Spring chromosome 5A, IWGSC CS RefSeq v2.1, whole genome shotgun sequence genomic sequence tgaacaaggtattgggataccgacgatcgagtctcgggcaagtaacgtaccgattgacaaagggaattgcatacagggtttgatcgaatcctcgacatagtggttcatccgatgacaacatcgaggagcatgtgggagccatcatgggtatccagatcctgctgttggttattgactgagagcgtctcggtcatgtctgcatgtctcccgaacccgtagggtctacacacttaaggttcggtgacgctagggttattaggaagactagtatgtgactaccgaatgttgttcggagtcccggatgggatcctggacgtcacgaggagatccggaatggtccggaggtaaagatttatatatgggaagttgtcaaacggacaccgggaagtttcggggtcataccggtattgtaccggggccaccggaagggttccgggggtccaccgggaggggccacccctcccggggggccacatgggctgcgtggggcagggagccagcccctggtgggctggccgcacccccctcccttgggcccatgcgcctagggttgagggggaaccctagagggggcgccccccttgacttggggggcaagccaccctctcccctccccctaggccgccgcacccccccctagatgggttctagggggccggcccccttctcccttccccctataaatagaggggtgaggggagggcagccgcaccaccctccaaggcgcagccctcccctccccaacacctctcctcctccgttgtgcgcttggcgaagccctgtcggagtactgcctctccaccatcaccacgccgtcgtgctgccggtggagctgtcttcctcaacctctccttcccccttgctgtatcaagaaggaggagacgtctcccgtcccgtacgtgtgttgaacgcggaggtgctgtccgttcagcacttggtcatcggtgattcgaatcacgtcgagtacgactacatcatcaccttgcaagcttccgcacgcgatctacaagtggtatgtagatgcaaactctctcccttgactcgttgcttagatgaactcatagatggatcttggtgaaaccgtaggaaaaattttaattttctgcaacgttcccaacaGTACTAGGGGGCCATGCCTGGGCGGTTGGTTCTTTGACGTGCCCACCCTTGGTTTTTCTTAAGAGCAATTGTGTGACTACCAAAGATGGGGGAGTCTAGGACTTGTCCGCCAAGAAGGCAAGATGGAGGATGGCATCCACTGACCAAGATCAATATATAAGGCCATTCCCTCAAGCAAAGAGGGGGCTTTCAACCCCTCCAAAAACCCTAGATTAGCTTGATTAGGTCATTCATGATCATGTCGTCCACACCCCCATCTTCAGCAACTTAATCCTCAACTTGCCAAACACGCCATTGTACACACCATTGCAAAATCCATTTGTGATATAATCTTCATATAAGGAGAAGTAAGGTTATTATTCGCTACACGCGAGCTCAAACCTGAGTAAAACTTGTGCCACATGTCCATCTGATAACATGAGGTGACGCCTCATTATCATACATCCACTGTATTGCAGTTAGGTACATAGTCATGACCTCAAATGTAAGTCCAATCTACTTAGCGACAAAAATGACATATACGACAAAAATATGTACCGGAACGAGAAAGACGTTACTAACTGAAAGTGCCTTATTTTTTGTTGGATATACATCTTTACTTTAGTTGATACTTGTCCATGGTGCTTCACTACATGTTGATAAAATGAGTGTAATATAATTTGTACCACTGTTTCAAAGCCGGTATCATGATAATGCCTAATTTTCAGTACTTTCCACATGTGATGGTTATAGGTTCTAAAACTCTTTGCAATAGCTATTTTCTAGCCgtttatgccccccccccccccccgatttagTCCATTTTGTCCAAAGAGGAGATAAACCATCCCCAAGCTCGAGTCGGGGGCACTGCGTCCGGCCACACATTGCCGCCAGAGGGGAGGATGAGGGTTCGCCAattcgggtggggggggggggcttttcttTTTGGCTGCCGCTCAAATTAGACACTCGCCGAGCTCGAGACTGCACACAGCGGGCAACTACAACATCGTTAGCGAGGGCTCGCCAGGGCCTCGCCGGAGGGGAAGAAGAAACTTGACTTGTTCAAATGCGAGTTAGGCGCGAAAGAAAACAATGCGGTTTAGGAGGAGGAAGAACACCAGCGGGCGCTGGATTGAAATCGGACGGTTGGGGTAGAGAGCAGATTTGACTGAAACGAAAATATAAACAACTCAGTAAGAGAACGACCGAGGAGCAGCCCGGCGGCGAGGCAGCGAAGCGCCCGAACCGATTCGAGTGACACTCCTCTTTTttacctccctccctccctcccaaagTCCAAACCCTAGCCGGCTAGACCTCGCGATCCAATCCACATCTAACCCACCCGTAGAGATTTCGGCGGCCGATGTctccgctgtcgccgccgcggTCTCCACGCCCCCTCTCCTACTAGCAGTCAGCCAGCAACCTCCCTCACAGCCTAAAAATCCACGCCGTAACGACGACTCGAGGGTCGGACGGCAGGCGGCCATGAGCAGCGCGTTCAGCGAGGAGATACTCGCCGACAAGCTCGCCAAGCTCAACAACACGCAGCAGTGCATCGAAAGTATCCTTGATTTGATTTTGTCGCCCAAATCGCTCGAGAGATCTGTTTGGTGATTCTGAAGTTTAGTGTCGAGTTGCAAATTTTCTGCGCTGAATATTCAACTTTCTGTAGAAAGAACGCCCTTTTTTCTTGATTTGTCCTCCTTAGTTCTTGCGCCCATGCTATGTCTGTGTATATCCACTAACTTATTCGAAAGGATATATCCTTGAATGGGAATAAGCACGAAGGGGGCGAGAAGGCATTTTGTGGCTTCTAAAAATTGCAAATTCTTGTGTCCGTTTTCTGCCCTTTTTTTGTTCTTACTTCACGGGAGCTCTCTGGATGTTACTGCTTATGGTAAAGCACTAGAGCCTACTTAAAAACGGTACTCTTTGACCTAATATCTTGATATGTTCAGGAATCAGGAGCATAAATTGGTAGTTTTGTCTGTCTTAATATTTCTTACCATGATCTTGTTGTtgccttgacttttcccctgtatTAGCGCTGTCGCATTGGTGCATTTACCATCGGAAGGATGCAGAGCTAATTGTCCAAACATGGGCCAAGCAGTTCCATAATTCTGGAAATGAACAAAAGGTCCCTTTCCTTTATCTGGCTAATGACATCCTACAGAACAGTAAGCGCAATGGCACCGAGTTTGTAGAAGAATTCTGGAAGGTCCTCCCAACAACACTTAAAGATGTAGCTGAAAAGGGTGACGACCGTGGGAAGAAGACGGTCTCTAGGCTGGTGAGTATATATCTGTACTTATAGTTGGTTAACTCTGGTTGCTATATGTTGTTAGAAGATAATCATAATGTGTTACTTTAAAACTGCACCATTGTGTTCTAGGTTGATATATGGCAAGAAAGGAGAGTTTTTGGTTCACGTGCTGGGGGCATCAAGGATGTGATGCTTGGAACTGCCCCCCTTCCTGTATTAGATATGACCAAAAAGCGCTCTCACAGTTCATCCATCAAGATTGTTAAAAGAGATTCACGTTCTGTAAAACTGGTAAGATTTTCTCCCTGTTTGCTACATTCTATATTTCACCGGTGGATTTTGGGTAGAAACTATTCAAGTTTTGTTGTTGTCTTTTCAGAGACTAGGCGTTGGAGGAACTGCAGAGAGAATTGTATCTGCGTTGCATACTGTTCTCAGTGAACAAGCAGATGAAGATGCTGACCTCGAAAACTGCAAGACATCTATGCGTCATGTTGGAAAGATGGAGAAGGATGTTGACAGTGCCTGTAACAAAGGTACTGTTTGTTAACAGGAGTTCTCCATCTTGGCCGTCTTAGCATGTTTTGTGATGttattctctctttctctctgtagCTGAGGATCCTCGTCGTGAGACTCTTTGCACAAAATTGAAGGATGAGGAGGCTACCATGAAAAAATGCATCGAAAAGCTCAAAGCAGTTGAAGAAAATAGAGCAGCTGTTGTGTCTGAATTGAAAGAGGCATTGCAGGAACAGGTCAGAATTACTGTTTTATCAGTAATATAGTAATGTATTTTAAGCTTTTTCATGTACATAGGTTGATACTTTGTCCATGGCTTCCAACTTCATCTTGGATCTGTGTAATCTTATTTTTAAGTTATTCAGGAATCGGAGCTGGAGAAGGTCCGCACTCAGTTGCAGGTAATGTTTCCCAAACCTTTGAAGGTTGATACTTGTAGCTTATCTGTAACATCTATGAATAATACCATTTTGATGTTTCTGTTGACAGTTGGCTGAAGCAATGGTAGAAGAAACGGCCAACATGCAACGGAGGCTCAACAATGAGCCAATCATTCCATCTTCCAAGCTAGCATCATCAGTAGAGCCAGGAAATTCACTCTCTAATGGGCAAGTAAAGGGCCAGCAGAAGACAGCTGCTGCTATCCTCGCGGACAAGATTGCATCATCATCAAACTCTCAGCAAATACTCCAATCTGCACTTTCCAAGTTTGCTGCTGAAAATTCATCTGAGATACGCTCAGATAAAAGGATGAAAGTCGAACAATCCTCACAGGTCCCAAGCGTTGCGAATGCTGCTGCCTTCGTACCAATGCCGTCAATGGTCACCACAGCAGCACAGCAGCCCCAGACAATCTTGGTACAGCAAACTCCTGTGCAAGGCCAAGCTTCTGCGCCACAGCCCCAATACAATATCTACCAGGCCCCTCCACAGCACTTTGTCCAGCAGCCTGGAGGTTTAATTATGGGCATGCCATACAGCATGAACACCATGAATCCACCCCCACCTCCACCACCGCCGCAGATGATGAACCTAGCAAGGGCGCAGACACAGCCTCAACCACCTACACAGCAGATGCTTCAGCAGCAAATGCAGATGAATGTTGCGCCCCCGATGCAGTTTACGCTTCAGCAGCCTGGTGCACCACCTTTCAGGCCTTTGCAGCCACCTCCAGGGATGCAATTTTTCCATCACCAATCTCAGTGACATTTTTGGTAGACTGTCCAGCTCCGTTAAACTGTGATAGTGTCCAGTTTAGTATACTGGTAGAGAGAAACTGACTGCTGTAGAAGATATACCATATGGTTGTTCATTCGTGAAGTTGTTGTACATGTAACTTGAGGGAGCAAAGTGCTGTGATATATGAGCCGGTTTCTTGGCTCAATTTTTTGAAGGTCGTAGGTTGATATTGGGGGTCGGAGCTAATAATTATGTGTAGTGCATCGATGAAAGAGATTGCACTGAGGGTTCCTTGTTGATACAGAGTTAATTGATTGGTGGACTTTTTTGTTTCGAAGAACATGCAGCAAGTTTCCATTTGTGTACTGATAAGAGAATTATTTTCTACTAATGAAATTTTGAAGCTGTTGAAAAAGGACTAGTCAGCTTTATGTGCAACTTGAAATACTTCCACTCCCAAAATTTAGCTCATTCTCATACTTCCTGTTCTTCAATGTAGTTTGAACATATTTTTTAGTTGTAAATGAGTAAAACTACACCAGACATCACTAAACTTGCAAGGGAGTGCAGTGAGATCCATGAACCTAAGAACTACATATTTACATCCATTAATTTGTATACATAGGTCAAGAAAGGTTGAACCTACTCTTACTAATTGGGATGGCATGCCACTTGGCTCAATCTAAATCAAATTTGACCATATGGTCGCCTTTCTAAATTGGTGGAGCAAATTTTTTTTCTTGGAGTCACTGAACAAATTTACAAGTTTCTAACCGATCACTATCAATATGATTACCAGGTTGCGTCTTAAATAAGATCAAAATACAAAACGATCATCAGCGAATAAGGTTGCGCTATAAAAATACTTTTGTCCGTCAGGTAAGTTTTATCTGTCATTGCAGTTTTCaattttcttcctcctctcgcgtgGGCCATGGGCAGATTTTGATTTTCCTTGAATGCCCTCTTCTGGTCGAGCTATGCAATTTCGCTTATGCACATAATTCCACCAATTTAAATAGTACCATCTTACTTCTTTACACATTATTCCACCAATTTAAATAGGGAAACACTTCCCCGCAGACATCTGACAAGAGCCAACCGTCAAACCAACGGATAGAAGTCGATGCATTTTTCTTCTCACGACCGAGATTCATTCCAAAATCTGTCGTTTTGTTCCAAAACTGCTCAATATTCTAGCCACGTCTTCACCCATAACGCGTCCGCATTAATGGTACCTTCCCCAAACCCACCCTCCCCTCGTTCCCATCCCCACCATCTCCTTCCGAAAACCTCCACCCCGAGCTCGCATCTCACCTCGCCGCCCCGCATCCATCCCGACTTAGCTTTAACCACTGCAGCTGTCAACCCAAAACTTCACACCCATTACCGCCGTGGCCGACAATGGTGATGAGCAATTGTTGATTCCCCACAACGCTACGACCATGATCCGCCAATATGTATTTCTCCATGATACCTTGGTTGTGATCTTCGAGGCGCATCGATGAAAGAGATGGCACTGAGCTAATAGTGTGTGTGATTCCTTTTTGATACTGAATTAATTGATTTGTGGAGTTTTTTTGTTGGAAAATGCTATCCTTCAGCCGGCTAATGCCCGCTTACGTAGCCGTCAGATCAATCATGATCAAGTAGCCACGTTGGCCACAAGCCAGTCCCTCGCGACCAGTCTTTCTCTTGCAATAAGGGTCTTGTTTCAGTAGATTTCCTCAACACAAGACTGGtttgagaaagaaagaaaaaacaattaGGAGGTGAATTATTTTTTCTGCAATTAGGGTCTCGTTTCGAAAGATTTCTACAACATATCTTTTGTTTCAGAAAGAAAAGAAATGTTTTGGTCGTAAAGGTTTTTTTTTCTTCTGCAACAGGGGTCTTGTTTCAGAAACATAGCCCGAGTTGCAACGCCGGAGGAGCGCCCGACGTTAAAGAGTGAGTGGCCAGACATTGCAACATGAGGCATGTTTCAGAAACATAGCTCCGTTTGCAGAAAACGCCGAAGAAGCGCCGGGCGTGAGAGGTTGTCGCTGTCGTGCTGGAttggagctagcagctgcttgCGAGGCTGAGACGGAGGAGGAACAGCAGCTCCGACGAGCACGGCAAGGACTAGTTCCCCCTGCGCGCCGGCAACAGCGATTTTGCGGTGGTGGGGGCTGGCGCCGTGCTGGGCACAGCTGTGTCAGGACGGCGGACATGGGAATCTGTTTCCGAAACTGAGCGATTGTTGCAGGAACTAAGGAGATGGTCATGCACACGCGGTGGTTAGATCCGACTGCTGTCAGAGCGCTGATCCAACAGAGCTCCATGTGGCGGATGTTTCTAATATCCGCCGGTGGACGCGTAGCTGCTCCCTTTTTTGTTTTGAACAAAATGCAGCAAGTTTTCATTTGTTTAACTGACAAGATAATTATTTTCTACTAATGAAACTTCAAAGCTGTTGGAAAAGGACTAGTGAGCTATATATGCAACTTGAAATACTTCCACTCACAAAATTTAGGTCATTTTGTTACTTCCCATGTTCTTCAATGTGGTTTGAACGTATTTTTAGTTGTAAAAGAGTAAAACTTCACAAGACACCACTAAACTTGCATGGAGTGCATTGAGATCCATGAACCTAAGAACCGCATATTTAGATCCATTAGCTTGTATACATAGGACAAGAAAGGTTGAGCCTACTCAATTACTAATTGAGATGGCATGCACCTTAGATCAATCTAAATCAAATTTTTCCTTGGAAGGAAGTTCTTTGTGTCATTGGACAAATTTTAACGAATTTCTTCAATGTGGTTTGTGAGTTTGAtccccaacacaatcaagaaattGGTAGAATTTCTACAAACCTTCTTTAGAATCAAGAAATAAAGGGTGAAATGCGGGTCTCATTCATCCTAGACGAACCATGGAATTAACTCCTCAAATTGTGCTCGTGGCTGCACAATGAAAAAGAGAAAGATCCGATATATGATTTGGGTTTGGTTAGTATGAGCGTGGCAGAGGCATAAAAGGAAGGAGAGAAAATGAGCCTCGTGATGGGCTTAATAACGCAAAGGAATTAACATATAAGGAGGTGAGAGGGGCTAAAACGCATTTAACGGATTTCAGCGCAAATTCCAAATATTCTCTTTACAGATGGAGGAACTATGATTTCCTGTATATAATCAAACTATAACGGGGGCATGACCATCTCTCGCACGCGCGCTCACTTTTTGGTAGCCCTGTTTTGGAAAGTGGCCAGCAACTCTCTTAAGGATTAGGTGGATTAGGAGCGATTAGTGTAGATTTGGGTGGGTCTGAAGCCCTCATGCCTTACCCAGCCTTCGCGTGTACGTGCACAAAATCATCCATCTTACCACACATGCTAGGCCCCGGCAACAAATCATGTGGGTTGAGCGCTCCATGTAGATCGATTTATTTGTTGGAGCGGCCGAGTGCAAAGGAGTATTTTTAGTATGATACTTTTGTTGCAGAACATGTATTAATAACTATGAAAAACACTTTCGCTCAACTGGTTGATATGGCGCATGCGTTGACAACCACGGTGACCGTTCGATCAAAATCTAATTCGACGACCCGCAACAA encodes the following:
- the LOC123102696 gene encoding regulation of nuclear pre-mRNA domain-containing protein 1A; the encoded protein is MSSAFSEEILADKLAKLNNTQQCIETLSHWCIYHRKDAELIVQTWAKQFHNSGNEQKVPFLYLANDILQNSKRNGTEFVEEFWKVLPTTLKDVAEKGDDRGKKTVSRLVDIWQERRVFGSRAGGIKDVMLGTAPLPVLDMTKKRSHSSSIKIVKRDSRSVKLRLGVGGTAERIVSALHTVLSEQADEDADLENCKTSMRHVGKMEKDVDSACNKAEDPRRETLCTKLKDEEATMKKCIEKLKAVEENRAAVVSELKEALQEQESELEKVRTQLQLAEAMVEETANMQRRLNNEPIIPSSKLASSVEPGNSLSNGQVKGQQKTAAAILADKIASSSNSQQILQSALSKFAAENSSEIRSDKRMKVEQSSQVPSVANAAAFVPMPSMVTTAAQQPQTILVQQTPVQGQASAPQPQYNIYQAPPQHFVQQPGGLIMGMPYSMNTMNPPPPPPPPQMMNLARAQTQPQPPTQQMLQQQMQMNVAPPMQFTLQQPGAPPFRPLQPPPGMQFFHHQSQ